The genomic stretch GCTTTGTCCAGGTTACCTTCAAGGATGAAATCGACTTTTACTGGGCTCGCAGCCGTGTCTCGGAGCAACTTGGTACGGCGGCTTCTCAGTTGCCTGACGGCGTGGTGCCACAACTCGGTCCCGATGCGACCGGATTGGGGCAGGTTTACTATTACACCCTACAGCCACCTGAAGACGGCATGAGTCTGGCCGAGCTTCGTAGCTTGCAAGACTTCGTCGTGAAGTTTGAACTGCAAGCGGTTGAAGGTGTCAGCGAAGTGGCGTCCATCGGAGGCTACGTTCGACAATATCAAATTGAAGTTGATCCTGACAAACTACGCTTTCACGACATACCGCTCGATCAGTTGGCGATGGCGATCAAGGGATCCAACTTAGATGTGGGTGCGAAAACCGTGGAATCAACGGGGATGGAATACATCGTCCGTGGCAAGGGATTCTTGGGTACCGATGGAGAAAAAGAAAAGGTCATTAAGGACATCGAAGAAACAGTCATCCTGCAGCGTAATGGCGTGCCAGTGCATGTCCGTGATATCGCTCGCGTACAACTCGGTCCCGACTTTCGTCGTGGGGCACTCGATTACAACGGCACGGAAGCCGTTGGCGGCGTGGTGGTGATGCGTTTCGGCGAAAATCCGCGAGTGGTGATCGATCGCGTGAAAGAAAAGATTGCTCAAATCGAGCCTGCTTTGAAAGGCGTCAAAATTCACGGCGTTTATGATCGCAGTGGCCTGATTGACGAGACAGTCGCAACGCTGACACACGCACTTCGTGATGAAATTATCATTACGGCAATCATCATTCTATTGTTTCTAATGCACATCCGCAGCAGCTTCGTTGTTGCGATTTGTTTGCCCGCTGCCGTGTTGATGTCGTTCATTGCGATGCACTTTGTCGGTGTTGGGGCAAACATCATGTCGTTGGCCGGGATCGCAATCGCGATTGGAACGATGGTCGACATGGGAATTATTGTTTCGGAGAACATCTATCAGCATTTGGCTGATTGGGAGAAAGAGGAAGAAGATGAGGTGGGAGCGGGGCGTAACACACAGAGGATCGAGAACAGGAATCGGACCGAAGTCGTTTACGAAGCAACGATCGAAGTTGCTCCGGCAGTCGTGACGGCAGTTGCGACGACCATTGTTAGCTTCCTGCCGGTGTTTTTCCTGACGGGCCGCGATTATCGCCTGTTTTCACCTTTGGCGTACACCAAGACGTTCGCAATTGCAGCGGCGATGATCACTGCGGTGACAATCGTTCCCGCTCTAAGCCGGCTGATGCTGCGAAGTGCTAACTATCGCAAACGAACCGCTTTGATGGGCGGTATCGCAGTGGCTGCTTTGTTTGGTGCAACCGCTCATTATCTTTGGGCTGACCGATTTGCCGAAATGTTCTCCGTGTCACAGTGGATCATTACTGCAACCGCTGCCATCGGAGGATTTATCACTGGATGGCAATTGCTGCAGGAACGCATTCGACCGATTGAGGAAATACCTTCGAGCCGATTCGTTCGCTGGATCTACGCTGCACGTTTACGTCATGCACTCAACAACAAAGCATTTGCTTTGTCTTTTCCAGCAATGTTGTTGGTACTCGGCGTCGGAGCCTATTTTGGTATGCCAACGGTTCTGAAACCCGTTGAAAAAGTAGCTAACTTTTTCGGTGCTGACTTAAACGAGTTCCCTGGCTACATCGACGCGAAACATGTTTTCACGGGACTGCAAAGTGATGACTGGATCGCGCTGGACGAAGGCAGTTGGTTCTATATGCCGACGTTTTATCCTGCCGCCAGCTTTTCACAAGCGATGCAGGTTCTGCAAACCCAGGATGTTTTGATTGGCCAAATCCCTGAAGTCAAGGATGTGCTGGGCAAGATCGGGCGAGTTGAGTCTGCACTCGATCCGGCACCGGCGGCGATGGTCGAGACATATATCATGCTCAAGCCCGAAAGCGAGTGGCGAGAAGGAGTCACGCCACGCGATGTTTGGGATGAAATCAACCGTGTCGCGACCTTGCCGGGAGTCACGCCAGCATCGCCGCTGCAACCGATCGAAGGCCGGGTCGTGATGCTGCAAAGTGGCATTAAGGCTCCCATGGCGATTCGTGTCTATGGCGATGATTTGCAGACGCTCGCTGACGCCGCTGTCGACGTGGCAAAGCAGTTAAAGCAGTCGCCCTTTATCAACGCTGGCACCGTCAATCCGGACATCGTACTCGGAAAACCGTATATCGAATTCACCGTCAATCGTGAAGCAGCATCGCGTTACGGAATGAGTGCTTCGATGGTGAACCAAGTGATTGAAACGGCACTCGGTGGCATGAATTTGATTAAGACGGTCGAAGGTCGTGAGCGATACCCTGTACGTCTTCGCTACAATCGCGATTTGCGAGAACGAATCGACCAATTGAGCCGGTTGCCGGTCGTGACGCATAGCGGAGCTGTTGTGCCACTTGAGGAACTCGCGACGTTGGAAACGACATGGGGGCCAGGGGCGATCAATAGTGAGAACGCTCGACTGGTTGCTCATGTTGCTTTTGCGACTAATGGTGCAGCGGGAGACCTGGAGTCGGTCGCGAAGATTGAAGAACAGCTACGACAGGCTCAAATTCTTCCGCCATCGAATCCACTGCACCTGAATCTACCGCCAGGCTATTCGCTTGAAGCTGTAGGAAGCTTTCGCAATCAGATTGAAGCGAATCTTCGCTTGTTGTGGATTATTCCGTTCGTGATTCTGATCAACTTGTTCTTGATCTACATGGAGTTCCGCAATTTACCGATCGCAATCGCGGTGTTCTCAGGCATTCCCGTAGCGTTTGCCGGCGGTATGACCCTGGTTGCTTGGATGGGCGTCGAATTGAACACCGCCGTTTGGGTTGGTTTCATTGCATTGTTTGGTTTGGCGGTGGACGATGGCGTCGTGATGGCGACCTACATTCACCAGCTCTTGCAAAAGCGAAAAATCAATAGCGGCCAAGATATCCGCGACACGGTTTACGAAGCAGGACTGAAACGAATTCGCCCGTGCATGATGACAACCGTCACAACACTGGCCGCACTGATCCCTGTGTTGATCGCGACAGGACGAGGGGCCGATGTGGCTCGTGCGATGGCGATACCGGTCTTTGGCGGCATGTTGGTCGAGCCGTTAACGTCGTTTATCGTTCCTACGCTCTATTCTGCGTATCTGGAATTGAAGATGCGGTTTGGAATGAGCGATCCATTGTGGGAAGGAACCGAAGCCGTGCCGACCAGCGAAAAGGAGGAAGTGATGACCGCAGCCTAATCTTTTTTGATTTACCGTGAAGAAACCAATTTCCAAAGCATCTAACAAACTGTAGGTCGGAACTCATTCCGACATCGACATGGAAGTCCCGCGAGGGGCGAAGAGTGCTAGCCTCCTCTACTGAACGGCGAAATGAATTTCGCTGCTACAACTTTAAGGAAACGAGTATGAAAACCAAATTTACCATTGCCGCTTTGATCGCGATCATCTTTCCCACGCTTGCATTTGCACAGACTTCGCATGAAGCTCAGGGCCACTCGCACACGATGCCCGGTCAAGTTACTGCGGTCGAAAGAGCGCAGCCACTGAGTGGCCCACACGGAGGATCGCTACGGCAAGCTGAAGGAGTACAACTGGAAACGGTTGTCGCGACAGGCGGTATTGCATTGTTTTTCTACGATCGAGCAGGCAAGACCATTTCAGTTGACCAAGGCCGTGGTGCTGCATCGGTTCGTGTCGAAGGCAATGCGAAACGGTATCGCTACGATCTACTGCCTGACGGCAAAGGTGCATTGGTTGCTCCAGTAAACCTTTCCGTGATCGCAGGTCGCCAAATTGAAATCGACGTTCAATTGGTAGGTATTCCCGCAGTCGGTGGGCAAGGTGTGAAATTCCAAGAGATTGCGATGGTTCCAGCAAACGAGCTACAGCTTGCTACCGCTGCAATCTCTCGCCAAAAAATTTGTCCAGTTAGCGGGAAACCGCTCGGTAGTATGGGGGATCCCGTTGCAGTGGACGTGAATGGTCAACAGGTTTTCGTTTGCTGTGCCGGTTGCGTAGCCGCGGTGAAATCCAATCCAGCGAAGTACGCGAGCGGACGGCCAGAGATTACGGTGACCACATCGACTCAGGCGGATGCAGCATTGATCGCGAAGCAAGCGAAGTGTCCTGTGATGGACGAACCACTCGGCAGTATGGGTGATCCCGTGAAAGTGATGGTTGGTGACAAGCCGATTTTCTTATGCTGTAAGGGCTGCGTTAAGAAAGTTCAAGCGGAACCAGCCAAGTATTTAGCACTTGTTTATGGCGAGGGCAGCGGAGGAAAGGGTGAACCAACCAGTGTATCAGCGAATTCGGAGCAAGTACGTCCTGGTATTTTTAAGGTGAGTGTTGAAGACGCACCTTACATCGCAGCACAGAAGCGTTGTCCCGTGATGGACGAACCGCTCGACGCAATGGGCGGCCCTTACAAGGTCAATGCAAATGGTCAAGCAATCTACATTTGCTGCCCTGGATGTGCAAAGAAAATTGCAGCTGAGCCAGGAAAGTATCTGGCGATTCTCGCCCAGCAAGGAGTTCAATCGCCAGTGATGAAGTAAGTTGGGAGTGAAGGAGTGAAAGAGACCAACTCCCAACTCCCAAATCAGTGCCTACGCGGGGGCGGTGTCCTCGCCAAATCAGTGCCTCGGCTCTGACGAAGCATCACGCCGCCCCTGCCTTTTTTTGTACGTCGGATTTGATTCCGGCATTTTGCAACCGAGTAGATCCGAACCTGTTCCGACCCATCTCAGATGAGACTACGGAGTCGATTCCGTTCTATGCCAACTGACAAGGATGTCACAGTGAAAGCTAAATACAATCGAATCGCCATAATCGTCGCCGGAGTCATGATGCTCTGCACCAGTGTCGGCTGCAACCAATTGCCTTGGTGGAGGAAAGACACGGAAGTGATGAGTGCTCAGCAATACGTCGATCAATATGCGTCGGTTTACCAAGAAAGGATTCAAAATGAACCGCCCCCACCGATAACCTACTCTGCCCCGAAAACGGCAAGCCGATCAAGTGGCGGAGGCGGAAGTAGCTCAGGCCAGTCGTGCCATTAACCGTAGATCGGAATTCATTCCGATAATCACTGTCCCGAATGGGGACGCAAGTCCCCGGTTGAAAAGAAACATAACCACTTAGCCGACGGTATGAATTCCGTTCAACGCCAACCGACAAGGAAGTCAAAATGAAACCTACAACCAATCGAATTGCGATCTTCACTGCCGTTTCAGCCGTGCTCATGTCGAGTGTTGGATGTGCTGGGTTACCGTGGCGAGCAAAGAATGAGCCGATTGCCTCGGCCGATCGTTTTGTTAATCAAGAGCTGGAAAACATTCAATACAACAGAGAAACAACGCTCGAAGAGGACTATGGAAGTCCCTCGCCTTCACGGCAAGTCTATTCCGAACCGTCGCCGGCGAGTTATTCGGACTCTGGCGGCTCGTCCGGTGGAGGATGTGGCGGTGGAGGATGCGGTGGTGGCGGTAGCAGCCGAAGTGGTGGCGGAAGTTCGTGCCACTAGATCTTTTCTAACGCATTGGTGCTTCCAGTTACCATCTTGAAACAGAGAATTGCAGGTGGCGACAAGAACTCATCGCTACTCAAACATTCCATGCGGGCTTATCGATGAATACCTTGTTGCAAATGTGCTATCTACCCTATCGCGCGATGCGTCGTATTGCGACGGCCAATATCTGCCATTTTCTTGCGGTCGAATTGGACAAACTAGAAGTCACTCCCCTATCTGAAGGGCTTACCTTTGAAGAAGTGACGCCATCGCGTTTGCCGTCCATAATTCAGGAGAACCCTGAACTATTGGATGACAATCTAATAGACTTGATTCAGAAGAGTATTGCCCATTGCTATGTTGTGCTCGAAAACAAACAGGTCGTCGCCTTCTCGTGGTTGGCAACCGGCAACGTACCGGCTGAGTTTAATCACGATGAAAATCCAAACACTCAGTTGCCATTCAAGTTGCCGTCGCACACAGCGTACATCTTCAATGCTTATGTGTCGCCACCGTACCGAGGCAAACGGCTTTACGGGGCAATGATGTCAGGGATCTCGAGTCGGATGTCAGGGAGCCGCATCCTACGACTCGTCATGACGACCGAAGCATCGAATCATCGAGCTTTGAGGAGTGTGCGTCGAATGGGATTCCGTACCATAGGGCGATCGATGCTCTTCGGTGTTGGGAAGTTCTGCGTCGCGTACTATCCACGTCATTTATCAGCGTGGGGCATTTACCTTGGGCGTTACGAAGGTGATCGACCAAAACTGATCGCGGCGTAGTTCCCTATATGTTGAAAATATGCCGCGTTGGAATCATTCTATACCCAACACTTTGTTAACTCACGCTCTAAGAAATCTCAGCGACCAAGAGCGTCGTATCGTCAAACGGTGCGCGTCCCTGCCGAAACTCCTGAAAACTTTCGGCGAACGCTGCAATCACTCGGTCGACAGATTCTCCGCTTGTCTTCTCGATCACCCTTACAACTTGCTCGGTACCAAATTGGTTCTCATCAGGGTCGAACATCTCTGTCACTCCGTCAGACACGACGACAATCTTTGTTCCTGGTGTCACGTCTAAAACCTGTTCCTCGTAGACCACGTCATTCTCGACGCCGAGCACTAAATCAGATTCGAGCAAACGGCGAATTTCTCCGCTTGGTGGTTGCAGGAATGGCGGCTCGTGCCCAGCATTGGCATAGCTCACGGTCGATTGCCTAGTATCGACAACGATCACAACCATCGTCGTCATGTAACCTGGCATGATGATCTCGTTGTAGCGGCGGTTGATCCGCGTCAGAATCTCGGCAGGGCTTTTGGAGAACTGAATCGCTTCGAGCACCAACGCTTTCACGACCGAAGCCGCCATTGCCGCTGGGACACCGTGACCAGTGACGTCCGCCAAGCAAAGTAAGTATTGGTGTTCAGAAAGTGGGACGACATCATAGTAGTCACCGCCAATCGCTTCCGCTGGCTCAAACAACTCAGCGACCTGCAAGCCGTTCAAACCGTTGTGCCTGGGCAACAAATGTTCTTGAATTTTGCGAGCCGTTTCCATGTGAACTCGGCGATCTTGCTCGACTTTGTCCAGCGATCGAGTCATCGAATTGATCTGGTCTGCCAAATAGTTCAGTTCACGGCAACTCTTCCCTTCCGCGATCACACTCAAATTGCCACCAGCGACAAGCCTGAGTGCTGCGACCAATCGATTCACGGGCTTTGAAACAACTTTGC from Novipirellula artificiosorum encodes the following:
- a CDS encoding efflux RND transporter permease subunit, yielding MLNMVIRFCVKEPWLVVLLTIVLSIGGWFAYQAVPIDAIPNVGENQVIVLTPWPGRSPKDIEDQVTYPLSVSLLAVPGAESVRGKSLFGYSFVQVTFKDEIDFYWARSRVSEQLGTAASQLPDGVVPQLGPDATGLGQVYYYTLQPPEDGMSLAELRSLQDFVVKFELQAVEGVSEVASIGGYVRQYQIEVDPDKLRFHDIPLDQLAMAIKGSNLDVGAKTVESTGMEYIVRGKGFLGTDGEKEKVIKDIEETVILQRNGVPVHVRDIARVQLGPDFRRGALDYNGTEAVGGVVVMRFGENPRVVIDRVKEKIAQIEPALKGVKIHGVYDRSGLIDETVATLTHALRDEIIITAIIILLFLMHIRSSFVVAICLPAAVLMSFIAMHFVGVGANIMSLAGIAIAIGTMVDMGIIVSENIYQHLADWEKEEEDEVGAGRNTQRIENRNRTEVVYEATIEVAPAVVTAVATTIVSFLPVFFLTGRDYRLFSPLAYTKTFAIAAAMITAVTIVPALSRLMLRSANYRKRTALMGGIAVAALFGATAHYLWADRFAEMFSVSQWIITATAAIGGFITGWQLLQERIRPIEEIPSSRFVRWIYAARLRHALNNKAFALSFPAMLLVLGVGAYFGMPTVLKPVEKVANFFGADLNEFPGYIDAKHVFTGLQSDDWIALDEGSWFYMPTFYPAASFSQAMQVLQTQDVLIGQIPEVKDVLGKIGRVESALDPAPAAMVETYIMLKPESEWREGVTPRDVWDEINRVATLPGVTPASPLQPIEGRVVMLQSGIKAPMAIRVYGDDLQTLADAAVDVAKQLKQSPFINAGTVNPDIVLGKPYIEFTVNREAASRYGMSASMVNQVIETALGGMNLIKTVEGRERYPVRLRYNRDLRERIDQLSRLPVVTHSGAVVPLEELATLETTWGPGAINSENARLVAHVAFATNGAAGDLESVAKIEEQLRQAQILPPSNPLHLNLPPGYSLEAVGSFRNQIEANLRLLWIIPFVILINLFLIYMEFRNLPIAIAVFSGIPVAFAGGMTLVAWMGVELNTAVWVGFIALFGLAVDDGVVMATYIHQLLQKRKINSGQDIRDTVYEAGLKRIRPCMMTTVTTLAALIPVLIATGRGADVARAMAIPVFGGMLVEPLTSFIVPTLYSAYLELKMRFGMSDPLWEGTEAVPTSEKEEVMTAA
- a CDS encoding GNAT family N-acetyltransferase; protein product: MNTLLQMCYLPYRAMRRIATANICHFLAVELDKLEVTPLSEGLTFEEVTPSRLPSIIQENPELLDDNLIDLIQKSIAHCYVVLENKQVVAFSWLATGNVPAEFNHDENPNTQLPFKLPSHTAYIFNAYVSPPYRGKRLYGAMMSGISSRMSGSRILRLVMTTEASNHRALRSVRRMGFRTIGRSMLFGVGKFCVAYYPRHLSAWGIYLGRYEGDRPKLIAA
- a CDS encoding PP2C family protein-serine/threonine phosphatase, encoding MYRRLVRFWRRLPLNRQLLISVNSFLLVIVGLYLFLNYQTRISREMAQKRVSLSEEAKTLYESIQIVAGKPENRSELQADTIQRLIDSVCARMNMDESPGHHIAAIWQGKAFQAISHGHASPEMLSAMKFASGQGGEGVPMADELVVGSFGGPDSSVYVSEQRSSVIQAARETLAMQSLAVLAAVVFAAFIVNLVLRKVVSKPVNRLVAALRLVAGGNLSVIAEGKSCRELNYLADQINSMTRSLDKVEQDRRVHMETARKIQEHLLPRHNGLNGLQVAELFEPAEAIGGDYYDVVPLSEHQYLLCLADVTGHGVPAAMAASVVKALVLEAIQFSKSPAEILTRINRRYNEIIMPGYMTTMVVIVVDTRQSTVSYANAGHEPPFLQPPSGEIRRLLESDLVLGVENDVVYEEQVLDVTPGTKIVVVSDGVTEMFDPDENQFGTEQVVRVIEKTSGESVDRVIAAFAESFQEFRQGRAPFDDTTLLVAEIS